The sequence ATCGAAATTTACATATAGAAATCTGATGTTGGTTACTATAGCGGTTTCTGGGTTCgccaattttttcttataactagcttgtttgttgttgtttcttttcaccATGTTTTTTTCTCACCTCAGGGAATAGGAGAGTTTTTCGTTGAtgcggaatttatttttttttaaatagtgaaGCAATACCTCCAGGCGTTACCTTTTACAGACTTTGTGGTATAAAATAAGCACCAGGCATAATCTCTCCGTCATTTTGACTAAaacgaaaatcgtgaaatgttGTCCCAGACTTTGTTGTTCGGAGCTCTTCTTTTGTCGTTTCTGGTAAGCCTCCTGTTTTACGAAGTAAAATTCACCCATTTTTAATCGTTAGTTAAACAATTCGAGAGGTTGCAGATCAGCTGGAAGTAGTACACGCCTTTtcggaagaaggaagaaaagttaACCATCGTTACATGATGGGACTTCGCGCCAATTTTCGCCGAAGGATTACATATCTCAACAACTTGGTATGCATAATTTTtaatctaataataattttatagcaaattgattttcacataattttatatttctgCTTTGAACGAATGTTCCCCATGTTTAGATTTCGGACAAAGAATTGCCTAAAAAATCAACCAGAACCGCTGGCAAATGGATTAGGTACAGTTTTCCAATCGTTTTGATTGGCTATCTTGATTACTTTGTTGGCGGAATACAACCTCCACAGCAGTATGAGAAGTAGATCCTTACTCCGTTACGTATAATGTGTGGTTAATCAAATGTATTATACTGTTACTATTTGTATTGTGATTTAAAAGTACCTAACATGCCTGCCAAAATATGTCAACCATGAAACTGTTCATCAACATACaaatataaatttgaaaaaaaaatgacctaaatttttcatttttctgttcCATATGAGAACATGAGAAGTAACACAAATTCCTTTCGCCCTTCTGGGAATCCCCGACGAAaatattatgttttttttctctctttttaaaaaaatcgacgTCCTATTTAAGTATTTACGCGCTGAATTCACCATAGGTTTATCTGAAAATGCGCTAGGTGTCTCTGATCGTTCAAGTGTTATTCAAAAACTCTTCTGCACTTTTTTGTAAagaccttttcttttcctaaagagattaaattgaaattgattacAATGCTCAGTTTAAGGCATTTtcagaaaattagaaaaattaaggTAATTTGGTTTATAGCTTCAACTGTTCAAAAAACTGTTCAAAACTGTGTTTTTCAACATTCATTTTCTGCTACTATTCAGACATGTACACAAAATTACGTAAGACGATCAGCCTCAAGCTATGGGCAAAGAAATGCTGTAGATATAGGAATTCACGGTTATTCGTTATTGGTaagataatcaattttaaaaataaaacgtccAAATAGTTCTTTAACAAAGAATTGATCCAATAAATGTAGGCTATTCCAGCCATCACTTTCGGCCTTGGGACCTGGCAGATTTTCAGACGGCAGTGGAAACTTGGTGTTATTGATCATCTTGCCAGCAGAACGGGTGCATCACCAATTCCATTTCAGTCTACAGAGTGAGACTGATACAATTCTTAAACTCTACCCTTTTATGCATATTTACACCAATAATGCTCTACAGTATTGAAGGGCTATCTGACATGGAATACCGGAAGTTTGAACTCCATGGAAAATTTGAACATGACAAAGAAATTTACATAGGGCCAAGATCACtggttggaaatgaaaaaaatgaagctgGTGGGATGTTGTCTTCAGGGCAAAGTGGCTATTTAGTCATCACTCCATTTAAACTATCAGATTCCAAGTAAGACATTCAAACAGttaattttctcaattttctaCAAGTTACTTTTAGTCTCACAGTTCTTGTAAACCGCGGATGGATTCCtcgtaaaaaaatgaatccatTCACCAGACTAAATGGACAAAGAGAAGGCGAAACAAAACTGATTGGTGTGTACCGCTCTAATGAAAATCGCCCCCAGTTTGTACCCCAAAATCAGCCCAAAGACCGCATGTATCATTTCAGGTAAAAACAATTATATATCTTTCGCAAAGCTAGATAACTTCATATATATTGCGTACAGAGATGTGGAGGGAATGGCTCGGCTTCTAAACACTGCGCCAATTTTCTTTGACGCGGACGCTGATAGCACAGTACCGGATGGACCTGTAGGTGGACAAACAGTTGTTACTGTTAGAAATGAACACGTTTCGTACATTTTAACGTGGTATTCATTATCAATTATCACAGCATTTTTGTGGCATCGACGATTTATCAAGAAAATGCCTCTTATGTAACTTAAATGTATTTATCTTCatagaggttaaagtcaaattaataaattttaacatcAAACATCATTATATTTTTACTCTTGTTGCGTTttcatttgtaaaaataaaattttaatttataaaattcaaaataaaaaataaatacagtaTCGCGAGTTTCTAGTACATCGATTATTGACTTACCCGATATAATTATCGATACTTACCTTTGTGATCGCGTACTCGCGTCTTTTTTGCTTTGTCCCGTCGATAATCTCGGCGATCTCTGGTAATTATTTTATGAGCCTTTGAGAAATGTGATTCAGTCTGTTTGAATACTAAACAACTCGTGAATTCCCGGTTTCAAATTGTGTGTCAAGTCAGTAAAGAAAGTTTTTATTctaattgaaagaaatacGCTACGCAAGCAAACTTCTCTTACATGGCGGACGCTTGTCGCCTTGGGCATTTTATAGGACGTTGGCATTTTTATATTAACCGAAgcaaatttttgttatttacgaTTGCTTTCTCGCAATACTAGTGCTTTGTTGTGTCTAGTACATTTCATTTTATGTTTACATTTCATGAAATCACATGTATGGATGTTAGTAAACGGAAAGTCATTGTTTACAGGGTCTTTATTGCCAGGTCCTGTAGCCTGAAGGCAATACGTTTTGTGCAGTGACATTGGAAGATTTCATTGCTTTTGATGGATGATCCAAATAGACTTATGCATCCTGTTCCAGGTGGTCAGGTTGGACTAATGCATCAGCCACCGTATGGGTTACCCCCTGTCAATGTCGGAGTCAATGTTGGGGTTAACATGGCTTCACTTGATGGAGGGAACCAAGACTCTGAAAATATGACTGGACGGAAGCAGGTGTGTACAAttccatttcaaaaattctttttccttttagttAAATCTCTTGTTTTAGGATATTGGAGAAATTCTGCAACAGATCATGAACATCACAGACCAGAGTCTTGATGAAGCCCAAGCACGCAAGCATACCCTGAACTGTCATCGCATGAAACCTGCTTTATTTTCTGTCTTGTGTGAAATCAAAGAGAAAACTGGTAACCCTATTTCAATATGAATCCAATGGATTGAATGGTAACATTAAATTGTGCTCTCACCTTAGTTTTGTCGCTACGCAACACGCAAGAAGAGGAGCCTCCAGATCCGCAACTCATGCGGTTGGATAACATGTTGATTGCTGAAGGAGTAGCTGGTCCTGAAAAAGGAGGTGGGGCCGGTGCTGCTGCCAATGCATCAGCTGCAGCGTCTCAAAGCGGCTCAATGTCGGATTCGGCTATTGAA comes from Daphnia pulicaria isolate SC F1-1A chromosome 11, SC_F0-13Bv2, whole genome shotgun sequence and encodes:
- the LOC124315535 gene encoding surfeit locus protein 1-like, which codes for MLSLRHFQKIRKIKTCTQNYVRRSASSYGQRNAVDIGIHGYSLLAIPAITFGLGTWQIFRRQWKLGVIDHLASRTGASPIPFQSTDIEGLSDMEYRKFELHGKFEHDKEIYIGPRSLVGNEKNEAGGMLSSGQSGYLVITPFKLSDSNLTVLVNRGWIPRKKMNPFTRLNGQREGETKLIGVYRSNENRPQFVPQNQPKDRMYHFRDVEGMARLLNTAPIFFDADADSTVPDGPVGGQTVVTVRNEHVSYILTWYSLSIITAFLWHRRFIKKMPLM